In Shouchella patagoniensis, the following are encoded in one genomic region:
- a CDS encoding DegV family protein, translating into MTKIKIVTDSTCDFDQAELNALGITVVPLSINIGGTTYLDGVDISKKEFAHLLTTSEELPKSSQPPVGEFIRVYEELLAEPDSHVLSIHMTSAMSGTVTSAQMAADQIGSGVTVVDSEFISTALAFQVKRAAEMAEADASIEDILKEIEQIRANTSLYIVVDTLEYLAKGGRIGKGKALLGSLLKIKPIAAIKEGAYTPVATKRSYKQVVEFLTDKFKTETEGSDIGYIGIAHIEAERFSKQVLDSLKQVRDDFNFSIMETSPIISTHTGPGAIALMYYTR; encoded by the coding sequence ATGACGAAAATTAAAATTGTAACGGATTCTACCTGTGATTTCGATCAAGCCGAATTGAATGCACTTGGAATTACGGTCGTTCCGTTGTCGATTAATATAGGAGGCACCACTTATTTAGATGGTGTTGATATTAGTAAAAAAGAGTTTGCTCACTTACTCACAACAAGCGAAGAGTTACCAAAAAGCTCTCAGCCGCCAGTTGGGGAATTTATCCGTGTTTATGAAGAGCTGCTTGCGGAGCCCGATTCCCATGTTCTTTCCATTCATATGACAAGTGCAATGAGCGGTACAGTTACATCTGCACAAATGGCAGCGGATCAAATTGGTAGTGGCGTGACTGTTGTTGATTCTGAATTTATTTCAACCGCATTAGCATTTCAAGTTAAACGGGCTGCTGAAATGGCAGAAGCTGACGCATCAATAGAAGATATTCTTAAAGAGATTGAGCAAATCCGTGCTAACACTTCATTGTATATTGTGGTTGATACGCTAGAATACTTGGCAAAAGGTGGACGAATCGGTAAAGGAAAAGCGTTACTTGGTTCACTTTTGAAGATTAAGCCAATTGCCGCTATTAAGGAAGGGGCATATACGCCTGTTGCAACAAAGCGCTCGTATAAGCAAGTGGTTGAATTCTTAACGGATAAATTTAAGACGGAAACGGAAGGTTCAGATATTGGGTATATAGGCATTGCCCATATTGAAGCAGAACGTTTTAGTAAGCAAGTCCTGGATAGCTTGAAGCAGGTGCGCGATGACTTTAATTTCTCGATCATGGAAACGTCTCCTATTATTAGTACGCATACAGGTCCAGGTGCGATTGCATTAATGTATTATACGCGCTAA
- a CDS encoding GNAT family N-acetyltransferase — MVVLQKTFNVNGTCFIIRPASNKDAKNLSEIRLQIDGETQNLNREKGEAYLDTSDFEQLIKTDSKDLKNLFLVATVNENIVGFSRCEGNQLKRFAHKVEFGVGVLKDYWGFGIGTNLLKESIAWADAIGIKKITLSVLETNAPAINLYKKFGFKIEGILENDKKLSDGHYYHTVVMGRWNN, encoded by the coding sequence ATGGTTGTTCTTCAGAAGACATTTAATGTGAACGGGACCTGCTTCATCATAAGACCTGCTAGTAATAAAGATGCAAAAAATTTATCTGAAATTAGATTGCAGATTGATGGTGAAACACAAAATCTAAATAGAGAAAAAGGGGAAGCATACTTAGATACAAGTGATTTTGAGCAATTAATTAAGACAGACTCGAAAGATCTAAAAAACCTTTTTCTAGTTGCAACAGTTAACGAGAACATTGTTGGCTTTTCAAGATGCGAAGGAAATCAATTAAAAAGATTTGCCCATAAAGTAGAGTTTGGAGTAGGTGTTTTAAAAGATTATTGGGGCTTCGGTATTGGAACAAACCTTCTAAAAGAATCGATTGCATGGGCTGATGCAATCGGAATAAAAAAAATAACGTTAAGTGTTCTAGAAACAAACGCTCCAGCGATAAATCTTTATAAAAAGTTTGGTTTTAAGATTGAAGGTATTTTAGAAAATGATAAAAAGCTTTCAGATGGTCATTATTACCATACTGTTGTCATGGGGAGATGGAATAATTAA
- a CDS encoding endonuclease MutS2, with the protein MNQQAFEALGFHDILTEMASYARTEAGKQTIIDLQPLQDRKQVEQKLAEVTEALGILTRSGSVPIHSLGEIDQYLEQAKKGLYVRADQFVHVLSFLDHCRKLKAFMKDKEGIAPVVSSYAFSIEEMEPLETAIAGCLRHGQIDDHASSDLAYLRRQLVTLRDKLKDKAQSLVKNKRYTPYLQDKTSAERNGRIVLSIKKEYRAKVDGTVLDASSSGSTLFMEPTVLSDLQEEISIMKMAEEAEVERILYELTEQLLSYEYGIQIAIEVMHHYDVLFAKAKYSQAIDAIAPTVNEAYHIDLKQARHPMLGKNAVPLSIRFGENERALVITGPNTGGKTVTLKTIGLLTLMAQSGLPIPVEKGSSTALFGQVFVDIGDGQSITDNLSTFSSRMVNIIEIMRQTNDRSLVLIDELGSGTDPAEGMALAIVILEQLYQKGATLFATTHYSEMKEFAHTTSGFLNASMEFDLETLAPTYRLLLGKTGKSQAFDIALKLGMHPSMVERAHEVAYKEASVYTDRFSKDQLNHDDYKRQVIINKYVRSTKKRKGTEDTVKAFSQGDNVTVAATGETAIVYTGPDGSGNYVVQIKGEKKTVNHKRLELAISASELYPADYDFDIIFKSKEYRKTKNTMSRKHVDGLSLDEE; encoded by the coding sequence ATGAATCAACAAGCATTTGAAGCACTAGGCTTTCATGATATTTTAACTGAAATGGCGTCTTACGCCCGCACCGAGGCCGGGAAGCAAACAATAATCGATCTTCAACCTCTACAAGACAGAAAACAAGTTGAACAGAAATTAGCGGAGGTTACTGAAGCGCTTGGTATCCTTACTAGAAGTGGGAGTGTGCCAATCCATAGTCTTGGAGAGATCGATCAGTATTTAGAGCAGGCAAAAAAAGGATTGTACGTCCGTGCCGATCAGTTCGTGCACGTGCTATCATTCCTAGATCATTGTCGTAAATTAAAGGCGTTTATGAAAGACAAAGAAGGAATTGCGCCTGTGGTTTCGAGTTATGCTTTTTCAATTGAAGAGATGGAGCCACTTGAAACAGCAATTGCTGGTTGCTTACGTCACGGGCAAATCGATGATCATGCATCAAGTGATCTTGCGTACTTGCGACGCCAGTTGGTGACGTTACGAGATAAGTTAAAAGACAAGGCGCAAAGCCTTGTGAAAAACAAACGCTACACACCTTATTTACAAGATAAGACCTCAGCGGAAAGAAATGGCCGTATTGTGCTTTCGATCAAAAAGGAGTATCGCGCAAAAGTAGATGGAACGGTGCTTGACGCGTCTTCTTCTGGTTCAACACTGTTTATGGAACCCACCGTATTAAGCGATCTTCAAGAAGAAATCTCGATTATGAAAATGGCAGAAGAAGCAGAGGTTGAACGAATTTTATATGAGCTAACTGAACAGTTGCTCTCCTATGAATATGGAATTCAGATTGCAATTGAAGTGATGCACCACTATGATGTGCTTTTTGCAAAAGCGAAGTACAGCCAGGCAATTGATGCGATCGCCCCGACTGTAAATGAGGCGTATCATATTGACTTAAAACAAGCACGTCATCCAATGCTGGGTAAAAATGCAGTCCCGCTTTCCATTCGCTTTGGTGAAAACGAACGTGCGCTTGTCATTACGGGTCCGAATACTGGCGGAAAAACAGTCACTCTAAAAACAATAGGGCTGTTAACGCTCATGGCACAATCAGGTCTACCAATACCGGTTGAAAAAGGAAGCTCAACGGCTCTTTTCGGTCAAGTGTTTGTTGATATTGGTGATGGACAAAGCATTACTGATAATTTAAGCACATTTAGTTCACGTATGGTCAACATTATCGAGATCATGCGCCAGACAAATGACCGGTCTCTTGTCTTGATTGATGAACTTGGGTCAGGTACCGACCCAGCAGAAGGAATGGCACTTGCTATTGTCATTTTAGAGCAATTGTATCAAAAGGGTGCAACGTTGTTTGCGACAACCCATTATAGCGAAATGAAAGAATTCGCTCATACGACGTCAGGTTTTCTTAATGCATCAATGGAGTTTGATTTGGAAACTCTTGCCCCAACGTACAGGCTACTCCTCGGAAAAACAGGGAAAAGCCAAGCATTTGATATTGCTTTAAAGTTAGGCATGCATCCATCGATGGTTGAACGCGCTCATGAAGTGGCTTATAAAGAAGCGTCTGTTTATACAGATCGGTTCAGCAAAGACCAACTGAATCATGACGACTACAAACGCCAGGTGATTATCAATAAATACGTGCGATCAACGAAAAAAAGAAAAGGTACCGAAGACACGGTAAAAGCATTTAGTCAAGGTGACAATGTAACAGTGGCAGCAACTGGAGAGACCGCGATTGTTTATACGGGTCCGGACGGATCGGGGAACTATGTGGTGCAAATAAAAGGCGAGAAGAAAACGGTGAACCATAAGCGGCTCGAGCTAGCGATATCGGCAAGTGAGCTGTATCCGGCAGACTACGATTTTGACATTATCTTTAAGAGCAAAGAGTACCGCAAAACAAAAAATACGATGTCAAGAAAGCATGTCGACGGCCTGTCTCTTGACGAAGAATAA